A stretch of the Musa acuminata AAA Group cultivar baxijiao chromosome BXJ2-7, Cavendish_Baxijiao_AAA, whole genome shotgun sequence genome encodes the following:
- the LOC103991512 gene encoding probable pectin methyltransferase QUA2 yields MSRPLYRGFSSGGRGSGCAGLDSFDVSYQTKELGENGFGYELMNPAGINRARQNLIFTIPKLGLVVFIVLALSGSLYWAISISTSSPSSIYRGFRRLQEQVVSDLTEIGELSLGISRLKELEFCPPEYENYAPCYNNVSENFDLADPSVPSEYERKCVPDTEMHCLILPPRNYRIPLRWPSGRDFIWKENVKITGQEFSSGSLTKRMMVEEEQISFRSGSLMVDGVEDYTHQIAEMIGLRNESNFIEAGVRTVLDIGCGFGSFGAHLFSKQLLTMCIATYEVSGSQVQLTLERGIPAMIGSFSSRQLPYPYLSFDMLHCARCGIEWEKNDGIFLVEVDRLLRPGGYFVWTSQINTHRSLRDKENQKKWSIIHEFAESLCWDMLSQQDETIVWKKTSRSKCYSSRKAGPAVCGKSLDVESPYYQPLNPCIAGMRSPRWIPIEHRTPWPSRARLNSTELDIYGVHPEDFAEDAASWSSAIHSYWSLLSPLIFSDHPKRPGDEDPSPPFNMLRNVLDMNAHFGGFNAALLDAGKSVWVMNVVPANGPNYLPLIFDRGFIGVQHDWCEAFPAYPRTYDMVHAEGLLSLETHQKHRCSILDIFLEIDRILRPEGWIMIRDTAHLVETARTVITQLRWDARLMELDSNSDEKLLVCQKPFFRKQQ; encoded by the exons ATGTCGAGACCGCTCTACCGTGGTTTTTCCAGTGGCGGACGGGGCAGTGGCTGCGCCGGCCTTGACTCGTTTGATGTGAGCTATCAAACAAAGGAATTGGGGGAGAATGGGTTCGGCTACGAGCTCATGAACCCTGCTGGGATAAATCGAGCCCGGCAAAACCTCATTTTTACCATCCCTAAGCTGGGTCTAGTCGTCTTTATCGTACTTGCGCTGTCCGGCTCCCTTTATTGGgccatctccatctccacctcctcTCCAAGCAGCATCTACCGTGGCTTCCGGCGTCTCCAGGAACAGGTTGTCTCTGATCTCACGGAGATCGGGGAGCTGTCACTTGGAATTTCACGGTTGAAGGAGTTGGAATTCTGCCCGCCTGAGTATGAGAATTATGCACCTTGTTATAACAATGTCTCGGAGAACTTTGATTTGGCAGATCCCTCGGTGCCGAGTGAGTATGAGCGAAAATGTGTACCTGACACCGAGATGCATTGTTTAATTCTTCCTCCAAGGAACTATAGAATACCATTGAGGTGGCCAAGCGGGAGGGACTTCATCTGGAAGGAGAATGTCAAGATCACTGGGCAAGAGTTCTCCTCTGGGAGCTTAACCAAAAG AATGATGGTAGAGGAAGAGCAGATCTCTTTCCGGTCCGGCTCCCTCATGGTTGACGGTGTAGAAGATTATACACATCAAATAGCAGAGATGATTGGGTTGCGGAATGAATCTAATTTCATTGAGGCTGGG GTAAGAACTGTCCTGGACATAGGGTGCGGTTTTGGCAGCTTTGGAGCACATCTCTTCTCAAAGCAGCTCTTGACCATGTGCATTGCAACTTATGAGGTATCGGGTAGTCAAGTTCAACTCACCCTTGAGAGAGGCATTCCTGCCATGATTGGTTCATTTTCATCAAGACAGTTGCCATATccatacctttcttttgatatgttACACTGTGCAAGATGTGGAATTGAGTGGGAGAAAAACG ATGGCATTTTCTTAGTCGAAGTTGACAGACTTTTGAGACCTGGAGGTTATTTTGTCTGGACTTCACAAATAAATACTCATAGATCTCTGCGTGataaagaaaatcaaaagaaGTGGTCAATAATTCACGAATTTGCTGAAAGCCTTTGCTGGGATATGTTGTCACAGCAAGATGAAACAATTGTCTGGAAGAAGACCAGCAGAAGTAAATGTTACAGTTCTAG GAAGGCTGGTCCTGCAGTTTGTGGTAAAAGCCTTGATGTTGAATCTCCTTATTACCAACCACTCAATCCCTGCATAGCAGGGATGAGAAGTCCACGGTGGATTCCCATCGAGCATCGTACACCCTGGCCTTCTCGAGCTAGACTGAATTCAACTGAACTTGATATATATG GTGTACACCCTGAGGACTTTGCTGAGGATGCTGCAAGTTGGAGTTCAGCGATTCATAGTTATTGGTCACTTCTTTCGCCTCTTATATTCTCAGATCATCCTAAGAGACCCGGTGATGAGGACCCCTCTCCACCCTTTAACATGCTCAGAAATGTCCTTGACATGAATGCTCATTTTGGTGGCTTTAATGCTGCTTTGTTGGATGCTGGGAAATCTGTGTGGGTGATGAATGTTGTGCCAGCAAATGGCCCCAACTATCTCCCTTTGATTTTTGACAGGGGGTTTATTGGTGTTCAGCATGATTG GTGTGAAGCATTTCCAGCATATCCAAGAACTTATGATATGGTGCATGCTGAAGGTTTGCTATCTCTCGAGACTCATCAAAAGCATAGGTGTTCAATTCTCGACATATTCTTAGAGATCGATCGCATTCTGCGACCTGAG GGTTGGATAATGATTCGCGATACGGCACATCTTGTTGAAACTGCAAGAACTGTGATAACACAGCTGCGATGGGATGCCCGCTTGATGGAGCTCGACAGTAACAGCGACGAGAAGCTCCTCGTTTGTCAGAAGCCATTCTTTAGGAAACAGCAGTAA
- the LOC135617110 gene encoding large ribosomal subunit protein uL29c-like produces the protein MLALGVSSPPPSCSSHHVLASFTYLRISPSLSSSRASSFRGIRIGAGVPVSSREGAGGGRMVVRMAKREEEMKGIRAKTTEEINEEVIDLKGELLMLRLQKSARNEFKSSEFGRMRKRIARMLTVKREREIEEGINKRLSRKLDRKWKRSIVVRPPPSLRKKQEEQKAAEAEKSS, from the exons atgttGGCGCTCggggtgtcgtcgccgccgccctcCTGCTCATCGCATCACGTCCTCGCTTCCTTCACCTATCTTAGGATTTCACCTTCACTTTCGTCGTCAAGGGCGTCTTCGTTCCGTGGAATCCGGATTGGGGCCGGGGTCCCGGTGTCGTCTCGCGAGGGGGCCGGCGGCGGACGGATGGTGGTGCGGATggcgaagagggaggaggagatgaaGGGGATACGGGCGAAGACGACGGAGGAGATCAACGAGGAGGTGATCGACCTCAAAGGCGAGCTCCTCATGCTCAGGCTCCAGAAATCTGCGCGGAACGAGTTCAAATCCAGCGAGTTCGGACGCATGCGCAAAAGG ATTGCTCGAATGCTGACGGTGAAAAGAGAGAGGGAGATTGAAGAGGGGATAAACAAACGATTGTCAAGGAAGCTTgacaggaaatggaagaggagtaTCGTGGTCAGGCCACCTCCGTCCCTGAGGAAGAAGCAAGAGGAGCAGAAAGCTGCAGAAGCAGAGAAGTCATCATAG